In a single window of the Clarias gariepinus isolate MV-2021 ecotype Netherlands chromosome 16, CGAR_prim_01v2, whole genome shotgun sequence genome:
- the LOC128544861 gene encoding NADPH oxidase organizer 1-like, which yields MEEHRHPISVHILGVMHKEKSKLYMTSVLWSDQNEIVVYRTLEEFRSLHNQLKKKCAASNVGPFQRSVRIVPKFKAEKVKRGLQKSYSKSLLRLKPLEEYCMALLSAHPSVSQSSELSQFLLPRPDDLNPEFSQNSIIIMPSEESLGRSSQLKSDASVTQPFVTQMYRCIAPYETKDTKNRPFKVELGETVDVLIKDKAGWWLVENEAKCLAWFPAPYLESAEADDEEDEVGGSALYIASKNYKSAKKDELSVEIGSVVEVLRKSNDGWWLVRYNCRTGYIPSMYLQPYINPRVHIINSQIGNQSSNLNMAQFQVPARSALMIPGHELCRSQYNLQQLPGDNLNLSDRAKSHSLDILTVVPHVPITVEVEHEEDSRARSLSRSSEGSFSDSDSSSSSGSFRSGSFCMSSPEAIQDDHLDSTSGKLLPSIFDPNVFKSGKTPKIPPKPQVQEILKRCTTVTRKNISWSSANR from the exons atgGAAGAACACAGACATCCCATTAGTGTTCACATTTTAGGAGTGATGCACAAGGAGAAGAGTAAA CTCTACATGACCTCGGTTCTTTGGTCAGATCAGAACGAGATCGTCGTCTACAGAACACTTGAGGAATTCAGATCACTGCAT AATCAACTGAAGAAGAAATGTGCAGCTTCAAATGTAGGTCCGTTCCAAAGATCAGTTAGGATTGTTCCCAAGTTTAAAG CTGAGAAAGTAAAGCGAGGTCTTCAGAAGAGCTACAGTAAGTCTCTGCTGAGGCTGAAGCCGCTGGAAGAGTACTGCATGGCACTGCTGAGTGCTCATCCTTCTGTCTCTCAAAGCTCAGAGCTCAGCCAGTTTCTGCTTCCCAGACCAGATGATCTGAATCCAGAATTTTCCCAGAACAg CATTATAATCATGCCGTCAGAAGAATCTCTGGGCAGAAGCAGTCAGCTGAAATCAGATGCCAGTGTAACCCAACCATTCGTGACCCAGATGTACCGATGCATCGCTCCCTATGAAACGAAGGACACAAAGAACCGTCCCTTTAAGGTTGAATTAGGGGAAACTGTTGATGTGCTAATAAAGGACAAAGCAG GCTGGTGGTTGGTTGAGAATGAAGCTAAATGCCTCGCCTGGTTTCCTGCTCCATACCTGGAGAGTGCTGAAGCAGATGACGAAGAAGATGAAGTTGGAGGAA GTGCTCTATATATTGCCTCTAAAAATTACAAATCTGCAAAAAAGGATGAACTATCTGTGGAGATTGGATCCGTGGTTGAGGTTTTAAGAAAATCGAATGATGGATGGTGGCTAGTTAG GTACAACTGCAGGACTGGCTACATCCCTTCCATGTACTTACAACCATACATCAATCCACGAGTGCATATAATAAACTCCCAGATTGGAAATCAAAGTTCAAACCTAAACATGGCTCAGTTTCAGGTGCCAGCTCGGTCTGCTCTGATGATCCCAGGACATGAGCTCTGTCGCTCACAGTACAACCTCCAGCAGCTTCCAGGAGACAACCTGAATCTCAGCGATAGGGCCAAATCACATTCGTTGGATATTCTCACAGTTGTTCCCCACGTGCCAATCACAGTTGAAGTGGAGCATGAGGAGGACAGCAGGGCAAGGTCCTTGAGTCGAAGCAGTGAAGGAAGCTTTAGTGACTCTGACAGCTCCTCAAGCAGTGGGTCCTTTCGCAGTGGGTCCTTTTGCATGAGCAGCCCAGAGGCCATCCAGGATGACCACCTGGATTCCACCAGTGGTAAGCTCTTGCCCAGCATATTTGATCCCAATGTATTCAAGTCAGGCAAGACACCCAAAATTCCTCCAAAGCCTCAAGTGCAGGAGATCCTTAAgcgctgcaccactgtgacacgTAAAAATATCTCCTGGAGCTCAGCCAACCGCTGA